ATATACTACCTATTCAttgtgtacatattttataaactaGATGGTCGAATGGTATTTGAATGGAGTATTATTTTCTGTTGGTGTGCAAAAAACTTAAAATTTGTGCGTAAATCAAAATAGGGAAGAGACTTACGGGGATGTGGGAGTCACGTGCTTTGCTTTTGGCGTCGGTAGCGGAGAATACGGTATACATTAGTACGAAAGTGCCAACGATCTCAGCACCCAATGCTACGCCCCTTGAGTAGCCATCTGCGACGGTATTAGCACCGCCGCCCTGCCTGTTATAGTCATGCTTCATCAACCCTTTAACTATACCCACGCCGCATACGGCTCCTAAGCATTGCACCATCATGTACGCCACTGCTCTTATTAATGACACCTTCCTTGCTAGTAATAGCCCAAATGTCACTGCTGGATTTATATGCCCACCTATACAGCGTTAATTAACCACAAAGCATATTAGTGATAAATTGTTGTCAATGTTACTCccttcaaaataagtggtgtttttactttttcattttgtttcaaaatatgtGGTGTTTCACATAATCAATAAGGCATTAATGTTGTTCTTCCAATTTTACTCTTATTTAAATAAAGGGAGTTTTAAATAACCGAGAAACAATAAAGagctattaaaaaaaaataagatagtaGTATTTACTAAGGATAAGTTAATAAAAATACATCTCACTTTCTAGTAAGGAGCAGTTTTCTTAACGAGTGTGCCCAACTAAAAATACCACTTACAGTGTTTATGATCATGTTTACTCTACGGTTGAAGATGGTACTGTGAGTTCTTTTTTAGTCGCATTTAATTCTACCAATCTTTTGTTAGTGCAGCAAGATATTTTGGACAAAATATGTCTATTGCGGTCCTGTACATGGAGGTAGAATTTATGAACTTTTAGTGAAAATTTGTCCGCTTGATGTGTTGGCTCCACAGAGAAAAACTTCACAGTTATCACATCTACAAGTGTGAACGTAAACTGCTTCATATGAGAATTAATTAGGTTTATCTTCAAAACACTAAACAACTTCTAATGAGAATTAATTAGGCTTATCTTCAAAACACTCAAAACTCTGTGTTAGTCAAAACAACATTACTTCGTGGTTCCCCGCAAAGCTAGAGGCTTATCTTCAAAACTGTGTGTTAGTCAAAACAACATTACTTCGTGGTTCCCCGTAAAGTTAGCTTTCCGTTGAAAAAAATATCTTTTCCAGTTAGAGTTATTCCGTGGAAAACAAGGTTTTCTCTATTGGATCCCAAGCTTAACAGTTATCATATCTACAAGCGTGAACTTAAGCTACTTCTTATCAGAACTAATTAGGCTTTTCTTCAAAACACTCAAAAATCTGtgtttattgaaaaaaaaaaaaaaaattaacttcgTGGTCCTGATCAAGTAAGCTTTCCGGTGAAAAAAATATCTTTTGCAGTTAGAGTTACTCCGTAGAAAACAAGGTACTATAAAGTTAAGTGCTTTTGTTGatattaaattatataaaaaaaacaaaaattattGCAGATGAATTTCGCTAAGTTGAGGGTCCACTTGAGAAATTTACGCTGTGTTTATCATGTTAATACTCCATAAGAAGGTTATTTTTCAATCTGTGACTTGCTAAGTATACTGGAAGGCAAAAGAAACTTCTAATTCTTATATCTATTGGAGTATTTAACAACACGCAAAGCAATGGAGATTTGACAAAGTATGCAAATATTGAACTTGAACTTACCACAAGACACCCTCTTCAAAGTTTAAACCTCAAAACTTACAATTCCGTGGTTAAGATTTTTAACTACCATGTTGTTTCACACCGTGGCAGAGACACTCTCCTGCTGGAAGTATCATTCAACACCGTTGTGGATGTCAGCGGTTCGAGTCCGCTTATCTCGCGAACTTAGCCGATATATACAAAGCTTTATGATAGCACTTTACCTTTTTTATTCAGCAGTTCGATCTTTGATTTACCATTCATGGTGATTGATAAGATCCATTCATTAAGCAGCACCTTAGGATGGAATATAATAGCCTTAAAAGTGAATAGTGAGGTTCAAGCGATCGAGTAAACACTTACGGTGGATACCAAAACATCCATAGACGAGGAAGGGTATGGTAGTCATCAAAATACTTCGGGAGTTAAAAATAAGCATAGATCGGGCAATCTTCAGACTGATGCGGAGTCCATGAGCAGGCAAAACAACACCACTTTTTGAAAAAGGTTCACAATTatatatgtaatttttttttaacgaACATTAATGTATACACTCATAATAGACCGGCACTTCTTGAATTGTAAGGTCACATACAAGTTGAAATGTATAATAGAGCAAGCAAACATGAGCTAGAGATGAAAGTGAGTACCAGAAATCCCGGCAGTGCAATAGACAACGACAAAAATCATGCCACCAAAAGCCCATGCAATACCAAGAAGTCCAACGCCCTCGCATGGACCAACTTGTTTCTTGTGGCCAATAACAGTAGCAACGCTAATGTAGAGGAAAAGAAGCGTTGCAATAAATTCAGCAATCAGAGCTCTGTAGAAAGACCAATTCGTCAGCTCTGCTATATCAAACAGCGGAGCTGGTGGTGGTTCTACGTAGTCTTTCGCCATATCGC
Above is a genomic segment from Lycium barbarum isolate Lr01 chromosome 12, ASM1917538v2, whole genome shotgun sequence containing:
- the LOC132625115 gene encoding aquaporin PIP2-7-like, with translation MAKDYVEPPPAPLFDIAELTNWSFYRALIAEFIATLLFLYISVATVIGHKKQVGPCEGVGLLGIAWAFGGMIFVVVYCTAGISGGHINPAVTFGLLLARKVSLIRAVAYMMVQCLGAVCGVGIVKGLMKHDYNRQGGGANTVADGYSRGVALGAEIVGTFVLMYTVFSATDAKSKARDSHIPVLAPLPIGFSVFMVHLATIPITGTGINPARSFGAAVIYNDKTAWNDHWIFWVGPLAGAMAAYIYHQQVLRAHAAKAALHSYYSEPNLN